One genomic window of Fusarium verticillioides 7600 chromosome 2, whole genome shotgun sequence includes the following:
- a CDS encoding NAD-dependent histone deacetylase SIR2 — protein sequence MGQEESSMSYGGPPVTLTERSLDAVAEYIKTGRSKRIVVLTGAGISTAAGIPDFRSPGTGLYANLARLNLPYAEAVFDISYFRNHPEPFYVLANELYPGKFSPTVSHAFIALLARKGLLQMLFTQNIDCLERVAGVPSDKIIEAHGSFATQRCIECKEEYPDEKMKEHVFGGKVPHCDKDGCKGLVKPDIVFFGEALPKAFDNNTYQVAMADLVLIVGTSLSVYPFAALPGMAQEGKPRVLFNMEKVGQIGTRSDDVMELGDCDAGIRKLADALGWRDELEKLWRQTVGDAEADRQLGGREKDDVQDEVERLAAEVGAVVIDESDEGVPLEKEPTKHKDGPTVSETPKDDDKQRESETTTATTELENDTKEAPKAQQPKLDRAHVEQLEAEATKAESLVTEPPKPHTPEEEPLKAETSKAEATREGTVPAALSDKEK from the exons ATGGGCCAGGAAGAGTCCTCCATGAGTTATGGCGGCCCGCCCGTCACACTCACTGAGCGAagccttgatgctgtcgCCGAGTATATCAAAACGGGTCGGAGCAAGAGAATTGTCGTCTTGACTGGCGCTGGTATCTCCACTGCTGCCGGAA TCCCCGACTTTCGATCGCCCGGAACAGGTCTTTACGCCAATCTTGCCCGCCTCAATCTGCCTTACGCCGAAGCCGTTTTCGATATCTCTTACTTTCGCAATCACCCCGAGCCCTTCTATGTTCTAGCAAACGAATTATACCCAGGGAAATTCTCTCCGACCGTCTCCCATGCCTTCATCGCCCTCCTCGCCCGCAAGGgtcttcttcagatgctCTTCACACAGAACATCGATTGCCTTGAGCGTGTAGCTGGAGTACCTTCGGACAAGATCATTGAGGCCCATGGAAGCTTTGCGACACAGCGCTGCATCGAGTGCAAGGAGGAATACccggatgagaagatgaaggagcaTGTCTTTGGAGGCAAGGTACCCCATTGCGACAAGGACGGGTGCAAGGGACTTGTCAAGCCAGATATCGTCTTCTTTGGGGAAGCTCTGCCCAAGGCATTCGACAACAATACGTATCAAGTAGCCATGGCCGATCTAGTCTTGATCGTGGGTACCAGTCTCAGCGTTTACCCCTTCGCTGCTCTCCCAGGCATGGCGCAAGAGGGCAAGCCCCGTGTCCTTTTCAACATGGAAAAGGTGGGACAAATTGGAACCCGATCTGATGATGTGATGGAACTCGGCGATTGCGATGCCGGTATTCGCAAGCTTGCTGATGCGCTTGGCTGGCGagacgagctcgagaagctctggAGGCAGACCGTGGGCGATGCCGAGGCAGATCGACAGCTCGGCGGTagagagaaggatgatgtacaagatgaggttgagcGCTTAGCCGCCGAGGTTGGTGCTGTCGTTATTGACGAGAGCGACGAAGGCGTGCCCTTGGAAAAGGAGCCCACGAAGCACAAGGATGGTCCCACTGTCTCGGAAACGCCAAAGGACGATGACAAGCAACGCGAATCAGAAACAACTACAGCTACTACAGAATTGGAAAATGACACCAAGGAGGCGCCCAAGGCTCAACAACCAAAACTAGATCGAGCTCATGTTGAGCAGCTCGAGGCCGAGGCGACCAAGGCAGAGTCTTTAGTCACAGAGCCGCCTAAGCCACATACccctgaagaagagccacTGAAGGCAGAGACATCAAAGGCAGAGGCTACAAGAGAGGGAACTGTACCAGCGGCTCTCAGCGACAAGGAGAAGTAG
- a CDS encoding negative cofactor 2 complex subunit beta, producing MSDHEFGGNDDLSLPKATVQKIVSEILPPSAGVAFAKEARDLLIECCVEFITLISSEANEISEKEAKKTIACDHITKALEQLGFTDMVPAVLEAAAEHKEVQKGREKKADKFANSGMSMEELARLQEEQFAAARERHG from the exons atgtctgATCACGAGTTTGGAG GTAACGACGATTTATCGCTCCCGAAAG CTACTGTTCAAAAAATCGTATCTGAAATTCTCCCCCCGTCCGCAGGCGTGGCATTCGCTAAGGAGGCCCGCGATCTCTTAATTGAATGCTGTGTCGAGTTCATTACCCTTATTTCTTCAGAGGCGAACGAGATCTCTGAGaaggaagcaaagaagacTATCGCTTGCGATCACATTACGAAAGCTCTCGAGCAACTAGGCTTCACTGACATGGTCCCTGCTGTTCTCGAGGCAGCAGCTGAGCACAAGGAAGTCCAAAAG GgtcgagagaagaaggcagatAAGTTTGCCAACAGTGGCATGTCCATGGAGGAACTCGCTCGTCTACAGGAGGAGCAGTTCGCTGCTGCTCGTGAGCGCCACGGCTAG
- a CDS encoding hypothetical protein (At least one base has a quality score < 10), translated as MASTVIVGGGIIGIATAYYLSEHQPGSSIHLVDSSAMLFASASGYAGGFLARDWFHQDLASLGALSFDEHEKLAKQFNGREKWLYAKSVTVNYELSRKKSKGSTGQDWLREGGSRADVIEETGEVKDRNSPPWLRRIKGDALSLVDNGEGTAVLDPLRLCQFLLEKCRAAGVRIHNPAVILNVGADCHDELSYVRIGYTDCSSETHIPATRILVCTGAWTPGVLESMFPGSSINIPVVPLAGHSLVVRNPSDIGDTYHSVYTRMEDFSPEIYARPNGHIWLGGVNASLRLPPLATGAKPMDAPLEKLKNLGKQIIKTDGGELEVLRTGLCFRPVSERGTPYITRIEDVDLRQGYRTRKGSDGGVYVATGHGPWGISLSLGTAKVMAEMMQGRELSADISKLGYWP; from the exons ATGGCCTCGACGGTGATAGTTGGAGGTGGTATAATCGGCATCGCGACAGCTTATTACCTCTCGGAACATCAACCAGGCTCAAGCATCCACCTTGTTGATTCGTCGGCAATGCTATTCGCCTCGGCATCAGGCTACGCTGGTGGATTTCTGGCGAGGGACTGGttccatcaagatcttgcgtCTTTAGGAGCACTGAGTTTTGACGAACATGAGAAATTGGCAAAGCAGTTTAATGGGAGGGAGAAATGGTTGTATGCCAAGTCTGTGACTGTGAACTATGAGCTATCGAGAAAAAAATCCAAGGGCTCGACAGGTCAGGACTGGTTACGTGAGGGAGGGAGTCGTGCGGATGTAATAGAGGAGACAGGAGAGGTTAAGGACAGGAATAGCCCACCTTGGCTGAGGCGTATCAAGGGTGATGCTCTCAGCTTGGTTGATAATGGTGAAGGGACAGCTGTTCT AGACCCTCTAAGACTATGTCAGTTTCTCCTGGAAAAATGCCGAGCAGCGGGTGTACGGATACATAACCCTGCCGTCATTCTAAATGTAGGCGCCGACTGCCATGATGAGTTATCATATGTCCGTATCGGTTACACAGACTGCTCCTCAGAGACACATATCCCAGCTACGCGAATACTTGTATGTACTGGAGCGTGGACCCCGGGTGTTTTGGAGTCCATGTTTCCCGGATCATCTATCAACATACCCGTGGTGCCACTCGCAGGACACTCACTCGTTGTACGAAATCCCTCAGATATCGGCGATACGTACCACTCTGTATATACAAGGATGGAAGATTTCTCACCAGAGATTTATGCTCGACCAAATGGACATATATGGCTCGGTGGCGTGAACGCATCTCTCCGACTGCCACCGTTAGCAACAGGTGCGAAACCCATGGATGCGCCacttgagaagttgaagaaccTGGGGAAGCAGATCATCAAAACTGATGGTGGTGAGCTGGAGGTTTTACGGACAGGCTTATGCTTTAGACCTGTCTCGGAACGAGGAACACCCTACATCACACGCATAGAGGATGTAGATCTACGGCAAGGCTACAGGACACGGAAAGGAAGCGATGGTGGCGTCTATGTAGCTACAGGGCATGGGCCATGGGGGATCAGCTTGTCGCTAGGAACAGCGAAAGTTATGGCTGAGA